One window from the genome of Salvia splendens isolate huo1 chromosome 9, SspV2, whole genome shotgun sequence encodes:
- the LOC121746565 gene encoding actin-related protein 6-like, protein MSNVVVVDNGGGLIKAGIGGERDPACVVPNCTARPSSSKKWLLADQLLSPSEDLTSATLRRPMDRGHLINPDLQSSLWAHLFTNLLKINPSASSLLLTEPLFTLPSIRRAVDEIIFEDFNFRALFVADSPSLVHLYEASRRPSGLLSKAQCSLVVDCGFSFTHAAPVLQNFTLNYGVKRLDLGGKALTNYLKELVSYRSVNVMDESFIMDDVKEKLCFVSLDVHRDLNIARRPGKNNFFRCSYVLPDGITHTKGFVKDLDETKRYLALDENEAPSSPEGGKDYVDLQDGSDNPQHKRSTDLTNTEFSLTNERFLVPEMIFRPADLGMNQAGLAECIVRAVNSCHPHLHPVLYESIILTGGTTLFPRFAQRLEKELRPLVPNEYEVKIATQEDPILGVWRGGSLLASSPDFESMCVTKAEYEELGSARCHRRFFH, encoded by the exons ATGTCTAACGTGGTGGTTGTTGACAACGGCGGCGGGCTGATTAAAGCCGGCATCGGCGGCGAGCGCGACCCCGCCTGCGTGGTCCCCAACTGCACCGCCCGCCCATCCTCCTCTAAAAAATGGCTCCTCGCCGACCAGCTCCTCTCCCCCTCGGAAGACCTAACCTCCGCCACCCTCCGCCGCCCCATGGACCGCGGCCACCTCATCAATCCCGACCTCCAGTCCTCCCTCTGGGCCCACCTCTTCACCAATCTCCTCAAAATCAACCCCTCCGCCTCCTCCCTCCTTCTCACCGAGCCTCTCTTCACGCTCCCCTCCATCCGCCGCGCCGTCGACGAGATCATCTTCGAGGACTTCAATTTCCGCGCGCTCTTCGTCGCCGACTCGCCCTCGCTCGTCCACCTCTACGAGGCATCGCGCCGCCCCTCCGGCCTGCTGTCGAAGGCGCAGTGCAGTCTCGTCGTCGACTGCGGATTCAGCTTCACGCACGCCGCGCCGGTGCTGCAGAATTTCACGCTCAATTACGGGGTGAAAAGGCTGGATCTCGGCGGGAAGGCGCTCACCAATTACCTCAAGGAGCTGGTCAGCTACAGGAGCGTGAATGTGATGGATGAGAGCTTCATCATGGATGATGTCAAGGAGAAGCTTTGTTTTGTCTCCCTTGATGTCCACAGGGACCTCAACATTGCAAG GAGACCTggaaaaaacaatttttttaggTGTAGTTACGTGCTTCCAGATGGCATTACTCATACGAAGGGATTTGTGAAAGATCTTGATGAAACAAAGCGATACTTAGCCTTGGATGAAAATGAAGCCCCTTCTTCCCCTGAAGGAGGAAAGGATTATGTCGATCTACAGGATGGTAGTGACAACCCCCAGCACAAAAGAAGCACTGACCTAACAAATACT GAATTTTCCTTGACGAATGAGCGGTTCCTCGTCCCAGAGATGATATTTCGACCAGCTGATTTGG GAATGAACCAGGCAGGACTTGCGGAATGCATTGTTCGAGCAGTTAATTCGTGTCATCCTCATCTTCACCCTGTGTTATATGAGAG TATCATTTTGACTGGTGGAACCACATTATTCCCTCGATTTGCCCAAAGATT AGAGAAGGAGCTTCGGCCATTAGTCCCAAACGAATATGAAGTGAAGATCGCTACTCAAGAAGA TCCAATATTAGGTGTTTGGAGAGGGGGGTCACTCTTAGCATCTAGTCCTGATTTTGAATCAATGTGTGTCACCAAGGCTGAGTACGAGGAGCTGGGATCCGCTAGGTGTCACAGGAGATTCTTTCACTAG
- the LOC121749782 gene encoding uncharacterized protein LOC121749782: MPRPGPRPYECVRRAWHSERHQPIRGLVIQQIFRLVHDNHSAATKKNKEWQEMLPIVVLKAEEIIYSKANSEAEYSNVETLWDRVNDAVDTIIRKDESTETGELLPPCVEAALNLGCVPVRASRSQRHNNLRTYLRPSYEECNNSLSPRFLNDNVNERNLDLLPTQATSRSMIKMSQHVDSSRLVWDSNKRVIPNSTNQHHIASSFETKKLHCIGSSNASLSRSSVYPLYYGMTFKPEVRQLGFHGAQKSDSVIIGVPVFSSPAEPASEVGCLQNLFPYGEDKFFGKRTCDLASKVSKGKGTHAGFDLDLRLGLFSDSNSSREKASGFVTDSLGRRLSSYEGLPVEKEFPFFPMKPAHNTTWLNRSKRNEESESQNADLVSRKRRQSVSGDLGNDQFFWSQDSTNHFVGQMRRPGM; the protein is encoded by the exons ATGCCCCGCCCAGGTCCCAGACCGTACGAGTGCGTGCGCAGAGCTTGGCACAGTGAAAGGCACCAGCCCATCAGAGGTCTCGTTATCCAACAGATTTTCAG ACTCGTACACGATAATCACTCCGCTGCAACTAAAAAGAATAAAGAATGGCAAGAGATGCTCCCTATTGTGGTGTTAAAAGCTGAGGAAATCATCTACTCCAAAGCCAACTCTGAG GCTGAATACTCGAATGTTGAGACGCTATGGGACCGAGTGAATGATGCCGTCGACACAATTATTAGGAAAGACGAGAGCACGGAGACTGGGGAGCTTCTGCCTCCCTGTGTTGAAG CTGCACTTAACCTAGGGTGTGTACCGGTAAGGGCATCGAGGAGCCAAAGGCACAACAATCTGAGGACTTACCTCAGACCGTCCTATGAGGAATGCAACAATAGCTTGTCTCCGAGGTTCCTAAATGACAATGTGAATGAACGAAATCTTGATTTGCTGCCCACCCAAGCCACCAGTAGGTCGATGATCAAGATGTCCCAACATGTGGATTCGTCCCGTTTAGTTTGGGATTCTAACAAGCGAGTCATACCCAACAGTACTAACCAGCACCACATTGCTTCTTCATTTGAGACGAAGAAGCTTCATTGTATTGGCAGTAGTAATGCTTCGCTTAGTAGAAGCTCGGTGTACCCCTTGTACTATGGGATGACATTCAAACCCGAGGTTCGTCAGTTGGGCTTTCACGGAGCTCAAAAGTCGGATTCTGTAATTATTGGTGTGCCGGTATTTTCATCACCTGCTGAACCTGCTTCCGAAGTTGGTTGCTTACAGAATCTATTCCCATATGGCGAGGATAAGTTTTTTGGGAAGCGGACATGTGACCTTGCTTCCAAGGTTAGCAAAGGGAAGGGAACTCATGCCGGCTTTGACTTGGACCTGAGGTTGGGACTATTTTCTGATTCGAATTCGAGCAGGGAAAAGGCCTCTGGTTTCGTTACTGATAGCCTTGGTCGTAGGCTATCTTCGTATGAAGGCCTTCCCGTGGAGAAGGAATTCCCTTTCTTTCCTATGAAGCCTGCTCATAACACAACGTGGTTGAATAGAAGTAAGCGGAACGAAGAGAGTGAGAGTCAGAATGCGGACTTAGTTTCTAGGAAGCGTAGGCAATCGGTTAGTGGAGATTTAGGAAATGATCAATTTTTCTGGTCACAGGATTCAACTAACCATTTTGTTGGTCAAATGAGAAGACCTGGTATGTAG
- the LOC121746956 gene encoding umecyanin-like — translation MANIKSLVLFGWLAAAVLSGYAADTYTVGDDLGWTRPPLGEVAYQTWARVKDFDVGDTITFSWSGTHNVAQVTKEGYDNCNATGNLLIGQVQTVSPYNFLINSTDPYYFICTVPEHCTNGQKVTVQVRSWSAAAPSASFSSVFFAIAASTFIFASLFY, via the exons ATGGCTAACATTAAGAGTTTGGTATTGTTTGGATGGTTAGCCGCCGCCGTATTGAGTGGTTACGCCGCAGATACGTACACGGTGGGAGACGACCTCGGGTGGACGAGACCGCCTCTTGGAGAAGTAGCCTACCAGACATGGGCTAGGGTTAAAGATTTTGACGTCGGAGATACCATAA caTTCAGCTGGAGTGGAACACACAATGTAGCCCAAGTGACAAAAGAGGGTTATGACAATTGCAATGCGACAGGCAACTTGTTGATAGGCCAAGTCCAGACAGTAAGCCCATACAACTTCCTGATCAACTCAACGGACCCTTACTATTTCATTTGCACCGTCCCCGAACACTGCACCAACGGCCAGAAGGTTACCGTCCAAGTCCGCTCTTGGAGCGCCGCCGCTCCCTCAGCCTCCTTCTCGTCTGTCTTCTTCGCCATCGCCGCCTCCACTTTCATCTTTGCATCTCTTTTCTATTAg